GGGGTGATTTCTTCAGGGGTCGGTCCTTCCCCCTCTTCATGAGGAAGCCCCCGGCCTTGGCGCTGCTTGGGGGCTCCCCGGGGTTCAGCACCACCGCCCCCCGCTGCTACTGGGCAGCTCCCGGGCGGGGGTCCCGGTGTGGGGGTGCTACCGGACAGCTCCCGGGCGGGGTCCCGGTATGGTGGTGCTACCGGACAGCTCCCGGGCGGGGTCCCGGTGTGGAGGTGCTACCGGACAGCTCCCGGGCGGGGTCCCGGTATGGTGGTGCTACCGGACAGCTCCCGGGCGGGGTCCCGGTGTGGAGGTGCTACCGGACAGCTCCCGGGCGGGGTCCCGGTGTGGGGGTGCTACCGGACAGCTCCCGGGCGGGGTCCCGGTGTGGGGGTGCTACCGAACAGCTCCCAGGCCGGGGTCCCGGTGTGGAGGTGCTACCGGACAGCTCCCGGGCGGGGTCCCGGTGTGGGGGTGCTACCGAACAGCTCCCAGGCCGGGGTCCCGGTATGGTGGTGCTACCGGACAGCTCCCGGGCCGGGACCGCTGCTTTCCCTGTGtcccccgccggcagcggggaggCCGGAGCGGGTTCGCCCGGCAGCGAGGGCTGCCCGGCTGCTCGGGGCTCTTCGGGCTCTTCCCCGGCCGGTCTCCGGGGccccggcagctcccagccctgctccccggggCTCTTCGGGCTCTTCCCCGGCCGGTCTCCGGGGccccggcagctcccagccctgctccccggcccgggtcctgcaCGCTGCTAATTGCATCTGCTGGCTGGCGCCGGGTGCAGCCGCAGGCTCCTGCGCCGGGAGAAGGATGCAGGGCACTTCCACAGCTCGTTAAAGCACTGCCGCAGCTCAGTGAAGCGAGTCCTTTTGTCCTCTCgctccttttcattttaattgacGGAGAGGGACGGTCAGTTTGCTCTACAGAAGGGCAAGCGGGACAGGGAAGACCCCCACGGAATGGAGGCAGCTGCGAAATCACTAGAACAGACCCTCTGGAAGGCAGGGACTGCAGCATACACACATCTACACAGAGGACCGTGAAACCGGTGCTGGGGAGACCTACTGGAGTTCAAGTAATGAAACACAAAGCGCTGTATTCTGTAACAAGTGCTAGGAGACAATTAAACTAGTGGGCCAGGGATGCAGCACATCTGCTTAATGTCTTGGTTTCCTAATGGTAGGACCAGACACAAAGGTAGAGCAACAACCTCGGTGCGTGGTTTGTTTCTGTGAAATGGTAATGTCTCTCGTTTGGTGCAGGGGACCCACCTCCGGGCTCCTGGCAGCACATGATGAGATACATTAGCTTACTGCGGCATGCCACGGCTTCTAGCATGATACAGCACTCTGAGAGGTTTTCCAAaggcttttttcattaaaaacaaaatcaaagatgTCCTGCTCTATGGCTGGCACCACTGATGTAAACTGTTCCTATTTGGTTTACATTTAACAGCAGGACTGGGCAGGGTGTTAAGATCAGAATATGGAGCAAACTGGAAAATGTTCAATAAAGATCTGAGCTTCAGGGACTGTCGGTTAGCAAAAGGAGGACGAAGTTCTGTATCTAGGAGGAAAAATAAGTGCAAGTATGAAGTAGGCATGTGAAACCACTGTTTTCCCACCCAAATGGCTgcaggaaggcagaggaggaggtctGAAGGGTGTTCCTGAAGGCAGATGGTAcacaggatgatttttttttttcaaaattgttctGCCTCTAATGCCTTTTCATATCACAAAGTTTTGGGGATTTCCCTTTCCCGGCCCAGTGGAGGGTCTTGCTCTGAAGGTGGTTGCAGATTCACCTCTGGCTGGAGGTCGAGACAGGAGCTCAGTAAGGAAGGGACAAGCCAAGACCAAAAGCTCAAGGACGTGTGGGAAATCCAGAGGCAGAGCCAAGGCTGGACACCAGAATGCCTGTGCCCTGCggtggaggcaggaggaaggacggCACGAGGAGGCTCAGGGCAGGTTTGGCAGGACACGCAGGACTCTGTCCCCATGTGCCTGGGTGTCCCCTGAGCAGCCAGTCCAGGGCAGAGCCTCACAGCATCCGTGAGACAGCGGCACCCAGCGCTGAGCCGCCAGCTGCTGACCTGCGGCACAGCGGTGATGCTGTGAGGGTTACAGGGATGTGACGACAGCCTGAGAGCACCTCTCTGTTTTCAAGTCCTTCTTCTATTCTGAGGTTCTTTGCCAAGCGTCTGCTAACGGTTCACTGTCTTAAATGTGCCAAACTCCAAAAATACAGGTGAAGATTGCCCCAGAAACGGACCCGCTGCAAGCTGAGGGTGCCGCTGCCAGTAGGGCAGCACCTTGGGCACCTCTGATCACCGAGGATGCTGCGGTGTGTCCCCTGCTCCCAGGAATGTTGAGCAAACCGGGGGGCTCTGCAGCAGAGCTCAAAGGGGTTGTGCGTTTCCCCGTCCTTTGCAGGGGACAGCAGTTACTGTGATTGCAGACCAGTATCAACCTCTGCCTGCGTGGGCCAAGGTGGTGACAGAATCCACTGACATCCTCCCTTACCTGCTTCTGCAGGGAAGGAGCTACCTTGGGAAGGCGGTTACAGCCCTTCCCCCCGTTAGCAGCACCCCGAACCATTTCTTCACTCAAGTGCCCGTTTGTTCTCCACATAGCTGACTGCGTCTCGCCTCTTCGCCCCGGTGTCAGAAATGCTGAACTGTGAAATATCAGGGACTTGCCGGGGGTTGAGCGATGTTTCCAGGCGTGGATGGGCGACATTTTACCCCTGAGTCTGGAAGCGGAACGGAGCAAGGGTCTGGGCAGCTCCCCCGACACGGAGAGCTACCCGGGCTGCAGCGTTTCAGCCCCTTCGGAGGGAAACTCCTGCGCAGAAACGTATACCTCTAGATGTGGTAAATTCCGACCGCGTGTCTTCCCATGACATTGGCCACGCTGGCAGCTAATTTAGTCTGTTCTAGAACAGACGCTCCTTGGGGACCTTTTGGCAAGCTATGGCAGCCTGGAAGAGCCTCCATAGAGTCCGGTAGCTGCAAATGGGTTTCCTTGTGTCTGCTTGCTTCATTCCTCCGTGAAGAAGAGCTGCCGTTGCCGTTAGACTCTCTTCTCATTGCTATTTCGTATTTTTCAGCCTACAAGGAGAAAATGAAGGAGCTGTCCCTGCTCTCCCTCATCTGCTCCTGTTTCCACACCCAGCCCCATCCCAATACCATCTACCAGTATGGAGGTAGGTAaccagctcctgcaggagctACAGCAGCGCTTGCACGGTGCTTCTGCAGGCGTCAGCGCGCTGGGCTGGCCCGTCCCGGAGCAGCAATCCGCGTCTCACCCGGGGTCCTTCTGTTTAGTCTCCGTTCACCGTTTATTTTGTTAACGTAACCCACATTTTCCCAGAAAGAAACTGCTTGCAGAGGCTGTCTGCTTCGTGCTGGGGTGTCGTACAAGATGTTAGCAGCAATGTGGCCTTTCCGTAAttatgctgtgaatttaaattaaTTGCGTTGACTTGGGGGGGATGAAGCTGATCACTAATCGGGAAATTTTGGAGATAGAACAGAATGACCCAGGTCAGGACATGGGAAGGCCCTAATGCCTATGAGGAGAGCTCGGTGCCCTCAGGTGAACGCTCTCCTGAGTGTCACAGGTCCACAGAGCctctggtttttccccccccaaagaTATGGAGGTGAAGCAGCTGGATAAGAGGGCATCAGGCCAGAGCTTCGAAGTGATCCTGAAGTCCCCTTCAGACTTATCTCCCGAGAGCCCgatcctttcctccccccccaagaAGAAGGACCTGTCCCTGgaggagctgcagaggaggctggaggctgcagaagagaggaggaaggtaACGAGATGTCCTGTGGAAGCAGTGACTTTTCTGTGACAGAAATTGCACCAAACCCTAAAACTGGCTTAGCAGGAGCAATCTAAAATGGCTGGAAATAGTGGGTTTACATTTATTGTTATATTCCACTATAAATTGTCAGGTGAGACGTGGGAGTCAGGGAGTGAGGTTCTGCAGCCTGGTTTAGGCAGGGAATTGGACTCCATCATCATCCTCCTGTTCTTAAAACCGCACGGTGTGGGGTCCTCTCGGGTGACCTGGCCGCGGGGGCCGTTCTCGCCAGCTGATGCTGAGGAGATGCAGCAGTTGGTCACACACCCAACCTAAACTCCGAACCTACAGACAGCCCAGGGCCGGCTGCGCCACATTCTATTGTCAGTGCTGTATAAAATGTTTTCTGGTGAAAACCATTGAAAAGGAGAAAGCCGGCAGAGTAAAATAAAGTATAAATGTTACGAATGTTGGTGGGTAAGGGGAGAGCAAGCCGGAATAATCCAAAGAATGAGGTGACACTCGGAGAGGGGACTCTGTGCCCGCACGGATGTCACCTCGGCTTTGCTGAGCGGCGGGCGCAGGGTGGCATCACCTGCCCGCCGGGAGCCCTGGGCCCAGCAGACATTGCCCCATAGCAGCAAAAAGGTGTCAAAGCATCTTCCAAGCCAGAGCGTTATGGGATGGAGGGGGGTGGCAGAGTGGGCTTGAGCAGAGGAGATGGTCAGAAGGCCTCTCTGGGGAGTTGGCGGCTGGAAGAGCCTCTTCGGTTGCCTCACGCGCCTCTCCCGACGCCTTTGCCCGGCAGACCCAGGAGGCTCAGGTGCTGAAGCAGCTGGCGGAGAAGCGGGAACACGAGCGGGAGGTGCTGCACAAGGCGCTGGAGGAGAACAACAACTTCAGCCGCCTGGCCGAGGAGAAGCTCAACTACAAGATGGAGCTGAGCAGGGAGATCCGCGAAGCACATCTCGCCGCCTTGAGGGAGCGGCTCCGCGAGAAGGCGAGTGCGATGCCCCGGCGCGGGCTGGGTGCTGGTGCCcgtggggggggttggggtctgCCGGCGTCGTCCCAGGGCGATGGGCACAGGGCAGCGGGTGTTTCGTTGCTGGTGGGCAGCGGGCTGTGGAGCAGCTCCGCTCCGGAGCAGCGCGAGGCGGGGGGATGTGTCCTTCAAGGTCAGTAGAGAAAATACCATTGGGCTGATCTTGAGAAGGGCAAGCTGAAGGGCACAGGATCAGGCCCACCCCGTGTCCGGGGGCTGCGTGGCCGCAGGGCTTTGCAGAGAACCACGAACGCGTTCGCTGTAGGTTTGCGTCCCCTCCGGGCTCCCGCAGGTGAGACGCTTCGCTCCTTGCAGGCGTCACCCACCGTCCTCGGGGTGTGTCGGGTGGGAAACTGGTCTCTGTTTTTTGGTCTGGTGCAAATGCtgtgtgcaggagagaaggaaaaccGAGGCTGCCAGAGCAGAAGGTGTTAGCCCGGTGCCGTCTCTCCCGTCTTTGCAGGAACTGCACGCGGCTGAAGTTCGCAGGAACAAGGAACAGCGGGAGGAGATCTCCGGATAAAGGGCTTTTCTACACATCTAGCACCTGATTCCTGTTAACAAACCAACCAATCGACCAAccaacacattttattttgtttgtctaGATGCCACATTCGGttctccatcccccctccctgGTGTTCGTCCCCCAGCTACACGCTTCTGTCTCTGCATCCTTAATCGTCAGTACTTGTGGGGATTCACAGCTCATAGGGACCTCTAAGCAGAATAGCAACTAGTTCACATGAAATAGAGAATCGATCAGTCAATCAAACAGCTTCTTTGGAGGGTTtcgtccttttttaaaaaaatatttcttaaa
The nucleotide sequence above comes from Calonectris borealis chromosome 17, bCalBor7.hap1.2, whole genome shotgun sequence. Encoded proteins:
- the STMN3 gene encoding stathmin-3 isoform X3 produces the protein MKELSLLSLICSCFHTQPHPNTIYQYGDMEVKQLDKRASGQSFEVILKSPSDLSPESPILSSPPKKKDLSLEELQRRLEAAEERRKTQEAQVLKQLAEKREHEREVLHKALEENNNFSRLAEEKLNYKMELSREIREAHLAALRERLREKELHAAEVRRNKEQREEISG
- the STMN3 gene encoding stathmin-3 isoform X1, whose protein sequence is MIATNEESSEQPSCFSCLQGNIFLASPRRGWLQPPPAESVLPPRSIAAPPQLPALLLLQHPLRSRRSSMASTVSAYKEKMKELSLLSLICSCFHTQPHPNTIYQYGDMEVKQLDKRASGQSFEVILKSPSDLSPESPILSSPPKKKDLSLEELQRRLEAAEERRKTQEAQVLKQLAEKREHEREVLHKALEENNNFSRLAEEKLNYKMELSREIREAHLAALRERLREKELHAAEVRRNKEQREEISG
- the STMN3 gene encoding stathmin-3 isoform X2, which translates into the protein MASTVSAYKEKMKELSLLSLICSCFHTQPHPNTIYQYGDMEVKQLDKRASGQSFEVILKSPSDLSPESPILSSPPKKKDLSLEELQRRLEAAEERRKTQEAQVLKQLAEKREHEREVLHKALEENNNFSRLAEEKLNYKMELSREIREAHLAALRERLREKELHAAEVRRNKEQREEISG